A section of the Humulus lupulus chromosome 2, drHumLupu1.1, whole genome shotgun sequence genome encodes:
- the LOC133817106 gene encoding probable inactive leucine-rich repeat receptor-like protein kinase At3g03770 isoform X2: MGLFFSFILLLFSEVIFLPGSYQQQTSQSRILLQLKKQLENPNSLQAWENYVDLCNIPPSVNVSILCQDTSVTELKIMGDKVPKGDEFNGFAIPNQTLSEAFSIDSFVTTLTKLSSLRVLRLVSLGIWGPFPDKIHRLSSLELLDLSSNFMYGSVPPKISTMVKLNTLALDGNYFNGTVPDWLESLSNLTILSLKNNLLQGQLPDSVSRVETLTDISMANNKISGKLPDLSALTSLRVLDLRENQLDSKLPRLPTQLITVLLSKNSFSGDIPEHFGDLTQLQHLDLSSNNLTGAPPSALFSLPNISYLNLASNMFSGSLPDKLSCGAKLGFVDISSNRLVGGIPPCLASNSDKRFVKYNANCLSIDSNHQHHGAYCREAIKGKKPSRGIVITVLVAAISGTILFAVLLVFGVLFFRRRNHPRKPAEQQNTLPKQQENSPSVFCSELVTNATAKLGTQGAPVCRLFSYEELREATNNFDKSIFLGEGFTGKVPTKLKSAIELDVRLEKLQREKLYKGKLENGTYVTVRSLVFSKKYSIQNLKGRLDFLSKLHHPNLVALLGYCTENGGQDDNSANKVFLVYEYVPNGSYRTYLSENSPEKILKWSDRLAILIGVAKAVHFLHTGVIPGCFNNRLKTNNILLDEHRIAKLSDYGISIIREAIEKVEAKGERTKSSHKKTVEDDVYNFGFILLESLVGPIVSGKGETFLLNEMASFGSQDGRKKIVDPIVLTTSSQESLSIVVSITRKCISHDVPSRPSFEDVLWNLQYAAQVQATADADQKSDSASQA; encoded by the exons ATGGGGTTGTTTTTCTCGTTTATTCTATTACTTTTTTCTGAGGTTATATTCCTTCCGGGTTCATATCAACAGCAAACTTCTCAAAGCCGAATCTTGCTTCAACTAAAGAAGCAATTGGAGAATCCCAACTCGTTACAAGCTTGGGAAAATTATGTTGACTTGTGTAACATTCCTCCCTCTGTTAATGTCAGCATATTATGCCAGGACACTTCAGTGACAGAGCTCAAAATAATGGGAGATAAGGTTCCTAAGGGTGATGAGTTTAATGGCTTTGCAATCCCCAATCAGACTCTTTCAGAGGCTTTTTCTATTGACTCGTTTGTCACAACACTGACCAAGTTAAGCAGCTTGAGAGTTCTTAGATTAGTGTCTTTGGGAATTTGGGGACCATTTCCTGATAAGATTCATAGGCTATCTTCACTTGAACTCTTGGACTTGAGCTCAAATTTCATGTATGGTTCTGTTCCTCCTAAGATATCTACGATGGTTAAGCTTAATACTTTAGCACTAGATGGGAATTACTTCAATGGAACTGTTCCTGATTGGCTGGAATCTTTGTCAAATCTCACTATTTTGAGCTTGAAGAACAACCTGTTGCAGGGTCAGCTTCCTGATTCAGTTTCTAGAGTTGAGACACTTACTGATATTTCCATGGCTAATAACAAGATATCTGGTAAACTACCTGATTTGAGTGCCTTAACTAGTTTGCGTGTATTAGATTTAAGAGAGAATCAATTAGATTCTAAATTGCCACGATTGCCAACTCAATTGATTACAGTTCTTCTTAGCAAGAACTCATTCTCAGGAGATATTCCTGAGCATTTTGGTGATCTTACTCAGCTTCAGCACCTTGATCTTTCATCCAATAATCTAACTGGGGCCCCTCCTTCTGCCTTGTTCTCTTTGCCAAACATCAGCTATTTGAACTTAGCATCCAATATGTTTAGTGGGTCACTTCCAGACAAGCTAAGTTGTGGTGCCAAACTTGGGTTTGTAGATATTTCAAGCAACAGATTAGTGGGTGGAATTCCTCCTTGTTTGGCTAGTAATTCAGACAAAAGATTTGTTAAATACAATGCAAATTGTCTATCCATTGATTCCAATCATCAGCATCATGGTGCATACTGTAGAGAAGCCATTAAAGGAAAGAAACCATCAAGAGGAATAGTTATAACAGTGCTAGTTGCTGCCATTAGTGGCACTATACTTTTTGCTGTGCTTTTAGTATTTGGGGTGCTTTTCTTTCGTAGACGAAACCATCCAAGGAAGCCTGCTGAGCAGCAGAACACATTGCCAAAACAGCAAGAGAATTCACCATCAGTGTTTTGTTCTGAACTTGTTACAAATGCCA CAGCCAAGCTGGGGACACAAGGAGCCCCAGTCTGTAGATTGTTCTCTTATGAAGAGTTGAGAGAAGCAACAAACAACTTTGACAAGTCCATATTTTTGGGTGAAGGCTTCACAGGGAAGGTACCCACCAAACTCAAATCTGCTATAGAATTAGATGTCAGACTTGAAAAATTGCAGAGAGAAAAA ctTTACAAGGGAAAACTGGAAAATGGAACGTATGTTACTGTAAGATCTCTGGTTTTTTCAAAGAAGTATTCAATTCAGAACCTCAAAGGCCGGCTTGATTTTCTCTCAAAGCTTCACCATCCAAATTTAGTTGCTCTGTTGGGCTATTGCACTGAAAATGGTGGACAAGATGATAATAGTGCCAACAAAGTCTTCCTAGTCTATGAATATGTGCCTAATGGGAGCTACCGCACATATCTATCAG AAAATTCTCCAGAAAAGATTCTAAAATGGTCTGACAGACTAGCTATTCTAATTGGAGTAGCCAAGGCTGTGCATTTTCTCCACACTGGGGTTATTCCCGGTTGCTTCAACAACCGATTGAAGACGAACAATATATTGCTTGACGAGCATCGGATTGCAAAGTTGAGTGACTATGGGATTTCCATCATCAGAGAAGCAATTGAAAAAGTTGAG GCCAAGGGAGAGCGCACAAAATCAAG CCATAAGAAAACAGTTGAGGATGATGTCTACAACTTTGGATTTATATTACTTGAATCACTTGTTGGACCAATAGTAAGTGGAAAAGGAGAGACTTTTCTGCTAAATGAAATG GCATCGTTTGGTAGTCAAGATGGCCGAAAGAAGATAGTGGATCCAATTGTGCTGACCACGTCCTCACAGGAGTCATTGTCAATTGTGGTATCAATCACCAGAAAATGCATATCTCACGACGTGCCATCTCGGCCATCTTTTGAAGATGTGCTTTGGAATCTACAGTATGCTGCTCAAGTTCAGGCCACAGCTGATGCTGATCAGAAATCAGATTCTGCATCACAGGCCTAG
- the LOC133817106 gene encoding probable inactive leucine-rich repeat receptor-like protein kinase At3g03770 isoform X1 yields the protein MGLFFSFILLLFSEVIFLPGSYQQQTSQSRILLQLKKQLENPNSLQAWENYVDLCNIPPSVNVSILCQDTSVTELKIMGDKVPKGDEFNGFAIPNQTLSEAFSIDSFVTTLTKLSSLRVLRLVSLGIWGPFPDKIHRLSSLELLDLSSNFMYGSVPPKISTMVKLNTLALDGNYFNGTVPDWLESLSNLTILSLKNNLLQGQLPDSVSRVETLTDISMANNKISGKLPDLSALTSLRVLDLRENQLDSKLPRLPTQLITVLLSKNSFSGDIPEHFGDLTQLQHLDLSSNNLTGAPPSALFSLPNISYLNLASNMFSGSLPDKLSCGAKLGFVDISSNRLVGGIPPCLASNSDKRFVKYNANCLSIDSNHQHHGAYCREAIKGKKPSRGIVITVLVAAISGTILFAVLLVFGVLFFRRRNHPRKPAEQQNTLPKQQENSPSVFCSELVTNARLISQAAKLGTQGAPVCRLFSYEELREATNNFDKSIFLGEGFTGKVPTKLKSAIELDVRLEKLQREKLYKGKLENGTYVTVRSLVFSKKYSIQNLKGRLDFLSKLHHPNLVALLGYCTENGGQDDNSANKVFLVYEYVPNGSYRTYLSENSPEKILKWSDRLAILIGVAKAVHFLHTGVIPGCFNNRLKTNNILLDEHRIAKLSDYGISIIREAIEKVEAKGERTKSSHKKTVEDDVYNFGFILLESLVGPIVSGKGETFLLNEMASFGSQDGRKKIVDPIVLTTSSQESLSIVVSITRKCISHDVPSRPSFEDVLWNLQYAAQVQATADADQKSDSASQA from the exons ATGGGGTTGTTTTTCTCGTTTATTCTATTACTTTTTTCTGAGGTTATATTCCTTCCGGGTTCATATCAACAGCAAACTTCTCAAAGCCGAATCTTGCTTCAACTAAAGAAGCAATTGGAGAATCCCAACTCGTTACAAGCTTGGGAAAATTATGTTGACTTGTGTAACATTCCTCCCTCTGTTAATGTCAGCATATTATGCCAGGACACTTCAGTGACAGAGCTCAAAATAATGGGAGATAAGGTTCCTAAGGGTGATGAGTTTAATGGCTTTGCAATCCCCAATCAGACTCTTTCAGAGGCTTTTTCTATTGACTCGTTTGTCACAACACTGACCAAGTTAAGCAGCTTGAGAGTTCTTAGATTAGTGTCTTTGGGAATTTGGGGACCATTTCCTGATAAGATTCATAGGCTATCTTCACTTGAACTCTTGGACTTGAGCTCAAATTTCATGTATGGTTCTGTTCCTCCTAAGATATCTACGATGGTTAAGCTTAATACTTTAGCACTAGATGGGAATTACTTCAATGGAACTGTTCCTGATTGGCTGGAATCTTTGTCAAATCTCACTATTTTGAGCTTGAAGAACAACCTGTTGCAGGGTCAGCTTCCTGATTCAGTTTCTAGAGTTGAGACACTTACTGATATTTCCATGGCTAATAACAAGATATCTGGTAAACTACCTGATTTGAGTGCCTTAACTAGTTTGCGTGTATTAGATTTAAGAGAGAATCAATTAGATTCTAAATTGCCACGATTGCCAACTCAATTGATTACAGTTCTTCTTAGCAAGAACTCATTCTCAGGAGATATTCCTGAGCATTTTGGTGATCTTACTCAGCTTCAGCACCTTGATCTTTCATCCAATAATCTAACTGGGGCCCCTCCTTCTGCCTTGTTCTCTTTGCCAAACATCAGCTATTTGAACTTAGCATCCAATATGTTTAGTGGGTCACTTCCAGACAAGCTAAGTTGTGGTGCCAAACTTGGGTTTGTAGATATTTCAAGCAACAGATTAGTGGGTGGAATTCCTCCTTGTTTGGCTAGTAATTCAGACAAAAGATTTGTTAAATACAATGCAAATTGTCTATCCATTGATTCCAATCATCAGCATCATGGTGCATACTGTAGAGAAGCCATTAAAGGAAAGAAACCATCAAGAGGAATAGTTATAACAGTGCTAGTTGCTGCCATTAGTGGCACTATACTTTTTGCTGTGCTTTTAGTATTTGGGGTGCTTTTCTTTCGTAGACGAAACCATCCAAGGAAGCCTGCTGAGCAGCAGAACACATTGCCAAAACAGCAAGAGAATTCACCATCAGTGTTTTGTTCTGAACTTGTTACAAATGCCA GGCTTATTTCCCAAGCAGCCAAGCTGGGGACACAAGGAGCCCCAGTCTGTAGATTGTTCTCTTATGAAGAGTTGAGAGAAGCAACAAACAACTTTGACAAGTCCATATTTTTGGGTGAAGGCTTCACAGGGAAGGTACCCACCAAACTCAAATCTGCTATAGAATTAGATGTCAGACTTGAAAAATTGCAGAGAGAAAAA ctTTACAAGGGAAAACTGGAAAATGGAACGTATGTTACTGTAAGATCTCTGGTTTTTTCAAAGAAGTATTCAATTCAGAACCTCAAAGGCCGGCTTGATTTTCTCTCAAAGCTTCACCATCCAAATTTAGTTGCTCTGTTGGGCTATTGCACTGAAAATGGTGGACAAGATGATAATAGTGCCAACAAAGTCTTCCTAGTCTATGAATATGTGCCTAATGGGAGCTACCGCACATATCTATCAG AAAATTCTCCAGAAAAGATTCTAAAATGGTCTGACAGACTAGCTATTCTAATTGGAGTAGCCAAGGCTGTGCATTTTCTCCACACTGGGGTTATTCCCGGTTGCTTCAACAACCGATTGAAGACGAACAATATATTGCTTGACGAGCATCGGATTGCAAAGTTGAGTGACTATGGGATTTCCATCATCAGAGAAGCAATTGAAAAAGTTGAG GCCAAGGGAGAGCGCACAAAATCAAG CCATAAGAAAACAGTTGAGGATGATGTCTACAACTTTGGATTTATATTACTTGAATCACTTGTTGGACCAATAGTAAGTGGAAAAGGAGAGACTTTTCTGCTAAATGAAATG GCATCGTTTGGTAGTCAAGATGGCCGAAAGAAGATAGTGGATCCAATTGTGCTGACCACGTCCTCACAGGAGTCATTGTCAATTGTGGTATCAATCACCAGAAAATGCATATCTCACGACGTGCCATCTCGGCCATCTTTTGAAGATGTGCTTTGGAATCTACAGTATGCTGCTCAAGTTCAGGCCACAGCTGATGCTGATCAGAAATCAGATTCTGCATCACAGGCCTAG
- the LOC133817106 gene encoding probable inactive leucine-rich repeat receptor-like protein kinase At3g03770 isoform X3 codes for MGLFFSFILLLFSEVIFLPGSYQQQTSQSRILLQLKKQLENPNSLQAWENYVDLCNIPPSVNVSILCQDTSVTELKIMGDKVPKGDEFNGFAIPNQTLSEAFSIDSFVTTLTKLSSLRVLRLVSLGIWGPFPDKIHRLSSLELLDLSSNFMYGSVPPKISTMVKLNTLALDGNYFNGTVPDWLESLSNLTILSLKNNLLQGQLPDSVSRVETLTDISMANNKISGKLPDLSALTSLRVLDLRENQLDSKLPRLPTQLITVLLSKNSFSGDIPEHFGDLTQLQHLDLSSNNLTGAPPSALFSLPNISYLNLASNMFSGSLPDKLSCGAKLGFVDISSNRLVGGIPPCLASNSDKRFVKYNANCLSIDSNHQHHGAYCREAIKGKKPSRGIVITVLVAAISGTILFAVLLVFGVLFFRRRNHPRKPAEQQNTLPKQQENSPSVFCSELVTNATKLGTQGAPVCRLFSYEELREATNNFDKSIFLGEGFTGKVPTKLKSAIELDVRLEKLQREKLYKGKLENGTYVTVRSLVFSKKYSIQNLKGRLDFLSKLHHPNLVALLGYCTENGGQDDNSANKVFLVYEYVPNGSYRTYLSENSPEKILKWSDRLAILIGVAKAVHFLHTGVIPGCFNNRLKTNNILLDEHRIAKLSDYGISIIREAIEKVEAKGERTKSSHKKTVEDDVYNFGFILLESLVGPIVSGKGETFLLNEMASFGSQDGRKKIVDPIVLTTSSQESLSIVVSITRKCISHDVPSRPSFEDVLWNLQYAAQVQATADADQKSDSASQA; via the exons ATGGGGTTGTTTTTCTCGTTTATTCTATTACTTTTTTCTGAGGTTATATTCCTTCCGGGTTCATATCAACAGCAAACTTCTCAAAGCCGAATCTTGCTTCAACTAAAGAAGCAATTGGAGAATCCCAACTCGTTACAAGCTTGGGAAAATTATGTTGACTTGTGTAACATTCCTCCCTCTGTTAATGTCAGCATATTATGCCAGGACACTTCAGTGACAGAGCTCAAAATAATGGGAGATAAGGTTCCTAAGGGTGATGAGTTTAATGGCTTTGCAATCCCCAATCAGACTCTTTCAGAGGCTTTTTCTATTGACTCGTTTGTCACAACACTGACCAAGTTAAGCAGCTTGAGAGTTCTTAGATTAGTGTCTTTGGGAATTTGGGGACCATTTCCTGATAAGATTCATAGGCTATCTTCACTTGAACTCTTGGACTTGAGCTCAAATTTCATGTATGGTTCTGTTCCTCCTAAGATATCTACGATGGTTAAGCTTAATACTTTAGCACTAGATGGGAATTACTTCAATGGAACTGTTCCTGATTGGCTGGAATCTTTGTCAAATCTCACTATTTTGAGCTTGAAGAACAACCTGTTGCAGGGTCAGCTTCCTGATTCAGTTTCTAGAGTTGAGACACTTACTGATATTTCCATGGCTAATAACAAGATATCTGGTAAACTACCTGATTTGAGTGCCTTAACTAGTTTGCGTGTATTAGATTTAAGAGAGAATCAATTAGATTCTAAATTGCCACGATTGCCAACTCAATTGATTACAGTTCTTCTTAGCAAGAACTCATTCTCAGGAGATATTCCTGAGCATTTTGGTGATCTTACTCAGCTTCAGCACCTTGATCTTTCATCCAATAATCTAACTGGGGCCCCTCCTTCTGCCTTGTTCTCTTTGCCAAACATCAGCTATTTGAACTTAGCATCCAATATGTTTAGTGGGTCACTTCCAGACAAGCTAAGTTGTGGTGCCAAACTTGGGTTTGTAGATATTTCAAGCAACAGATTAGTGGGTGGAATTCCTCCTTGTTTGGCTAGTAATTCAGACAAAAGATTTGTTAAATACAATGCAAATTGTCTATCCATTGATTCCAATCATCAGCATCATGGTGCATACTGTAGAGAAGCCATTAAAGGAAAGAAACCATCAAGAGGAATAGTTATAACAGTGCTAGTTGCTGCCATTAGTGGCACTATACTTTTTGCTGTGCTTTTAGTATTTGGGGTGCTTTTCTTTCGTAGACGAAACCATCCAAGGAAGCCTGCTGAGCAGCAGAACACATTGCCAAAACAGCAAGAGAATTCACCATCAGTGTTTTGTTCTGAACTTGTTACAAATGCCA CCAAGCTGGGGACACAAGGAGCCCCAGTCTGTAGATTGTTCTCTTATGAAGAGTTGAGAGAAGCAACAAACAACTTTGACAAGTCCATATTTTTGGGTGAAGGCTTCACAGGGAAGGTACCCACCAAACTCAAATCTGCTATAGAATTAGATGTCAGACTTGAAAAATTGCAGAGAGAAAAA ctTTACAAGGGAAAACTGGAAAATGGAACGTATGTTACTGTAAGATCTCTGGTTTTTTCAAAGAAGTATTCAATTCAGAACCTCAAAGGCCGGCTTGATTTTCTCTCAAAGCTTCACCATCCAAATTTAGTTGCTCTGTTGGGCTATTGCACTGAAAATGGTGGACAAGATGATAATAGTGCCAACAAAGTCTTCCTAGTCTATGAATATGTGCCTAATGGGAGCTACCGCACATATCTATCAG AAAATTCTCCAGAAAAGATTCTAAAATGGTCTGACAGACTAGCTATTCTAATTGGAGTAGCCAAGGCTGTGCATTTTCTCCACACTGGGGTTATTCCCGGTTGCTTCAACAACCGATTGAAGACGAACAATATATTGCTTGACGAGCATCGGATTGCAAAGTTGAGTGACTATGGGATTTCCATCATCAGAGAAGCAATTGAAAAAGTTGAG GCCAAGGGAGAGCGCACAAAATCAAG CCATAAGAAAACAGTTGAGGATGATGTCTACAACTTTGGATTTATATTACTTGAATCACTTGTTGGACCAATAGTAAGTGGAAAAGGAGAGACTTTTCTGCTAAATGAAATG GCATCGTTTGGTAGTCAAGATGGCCGAAAGAAGATAGTGGATCCAATTGTGCTGACCACGTCCTCACAGGAGTCATTGTCAATTGTGGTATCAATCACCAGAAAATGCATATCTCACGACGTGCCATCTCGGCCATCTTTTGAAGATGTGCTTTGGAATCTACAGTATGCTGCTCAAGTTCAGGCCACAGCTGATGCTGATCAGAAATCAGATTCTGCATCACAGGCCTAG
- the LOC133817106 gene encoding probable inactive leucine-rich repeat receptor-like protein kinase At3g03770 isoform X5, which yields MGLFFSFILLLFSEVIFLPGSYQQQTSQSRILLQLKKQLENPNSLQAWENYVDLCNIPPSVNVSILCQDTSVTELKIMGDKVPKGDEFNGFAIPNQTLSEAFSIDSFVTTLTKLSSLRVLRLVSLGIWGPFPDKIHRLSSLELLDLSSNFMYGSVPPKISTMVKLNTLALDGNYFNGTVPDWLESLSNLTILSLKNNLLQGQLPDSVSRVETLTDISMANNKISGKLPDLSALTSLRVLDLRENQLDSKLPRLPTQLITVLLSKNSFSGDIPEHFGDLTQLQHLDLSSNNLTGAPPSALFSLPNISYLNLASNMFSGSLPDKLSCGAKLGFVDISSNRLVGGIPPCLASNSDKRFVKYNANCLSIDSNHQHHGAYCREAIKGKKPSRGIVITVLVAAISGTILFAVLLVFGVLFFRRRNHPRKPAEQQNTLPKQQENSPSVFCSELVTNATKLGTQGAPVCRLFSYEELREATNNFDKSIFLGEGFTGKLYKGKLENGTYVTVRSLVFSKKYSIQNLKGRLDFLSKLHHPNLVALLGYCTENGGQDDNSANKVFLVYEYVPNGSYRTYLSENSPEKILKWSDRLAILIGVAKAVHFLHTGVIPGCFNNRLKTNNILLDEHRIAKLSDYGISIIREAIEKVEAKGERTKSSHKKTVEDDVYNFGFILLESLVGPIVSGKGETFLLNEMASFGSQDGRKKIVDPIVLTTSSQESLSIVVSITRKCISHDVPSRPSFEDVLWNLQYAAQVQATADADQKSDSASQA from the exons ATGGGGTTGTTTTTCTCGTTTATTCTATTACTTTTTTCTGAGGTTATATTCCTTCCGGGTTCATATCAACAGCAAACTTCTCAAAGCCGAATCTTGCTTCAACTAAAGAAGCAATTGGAGAATCCCAACTCGTTACAAGCTTGGGAAAATTATGTTGACTTGTGTAACATTCCTCCCTCTGTTAATGTCAGCATATTATGCCAGGACACTTCAGTGACAGAGCTCAAAATAATGGGAGATAAGGTTCCTAAGGGTGATGAGTTTAATGGCTTTGCAATCCCCAATCAGACTCTTTCAGAGGCTTTTTCTATTGACTCGTTTGTCACAACACTGACCAAGTTAAGCAGCTTGAGAGTTCTTAGATTAGTGTCTTTGGGAATTTGGGGACCATTTCCTGATAAGATTCATAGGCTATCTTCACTTGAACTCTTGGACTTGAGCTCAAATTTCATGTATGGTTCTGTTCCTCCTAAGATATCTACGATGGTTAAGCTTAATACTTTAGCACTAGATGGGAATTACTTCAATGGAACTGTTCCTGATTGGCTGGAATCTTTGTCAAATCTCACTATTTTGAGCTTGAAGAACAACCTGTTGCAGGGTCAGCTTCCTGATTCAGTTTCTAGAGTTGAGACACTTACTGATATTTCCATGGCTAATAACAAGATATCTGGTAAACTACCTGATTTGAGTGCCTTAACTAGTTTGCGTGTATTAGATTTAAGAGAGAATCAATTAGATTCTAAATTGCCACGATTGCCAACTCAATTGATTACAGTTCTTCTTAGCAAGAACTCATTCTCAGGAGATATTCCTGAGCATTTTGGTGATCTTACTCAGCTTCAGCACCTTGATCTTTCATCCAATAATCTAACTGGGGCCCCTCCTTCTGCCTTGTTCTCTTTGCCAAACATCAGCTATTTGAACTTAGCATCCAATATGTTTAGTGGGTCACTTCCAGACAAGCTAAGTTGTGGTGCCAAACTTGGGTTTGTAGATATTTCAAGCAACAGATTAGTGGGTGGAATTCCTCCTTGTTTGGCTAGTAATTCAGACAAAAGATTTGTTAAATACAATGCAAATTGTCTATCCATTGATTCCAATCATCAGCATCATGGTGCATACTGTAGAGAAGCCATTAAAGGAAAGAAACCATCAAGAGGAATAGTTATAACAGTGCTAGTTGCTGCCATTAGTGGCACTATACTTTTTGCTGTGCTTTTAGTATTTGGGGTGCTTTTCTTTCGTAGACGAAACCATCCAAGGAAGCCTGCTGAGCAGCAGAACACATTGCCAAAACAGCAAGAGAATTCACCATCAGTGTTTTGTTCTGAACTTGTTACAAATGCCA CCAAGCTGGGGACACAAGGAGCCCCAGTCTGTAGATTGTTCTCTTATGAAGAGTTGAGAGAAGCAACAAACAACTTTGACAAGTCCATATTTTTGGGTGAAGGCTTCACAGGGAAG ctTTACAAGGGAAAACTGGAAAATGGAACGTATGTTACTGTAAGATCTCTGGTTTTTTCAAAGAAGTATTCAATTCAGAACCTCAAAGGCCGGCTTGATTTTCTCTCAAAGCTTCACCATCCAAATTTAGTTGCTCTGTTGGGCTATTGCACTGAAAATGGTGGACAAGATGATAATAGTGCCAACAAAGTCTTCCTAGTCTATGAATATGTGCCTAATGGGAGCTACCGCACATATCTATCAG AAAATTCTCCAGAAAAGATTCTAAAATGGTCTGACAGACTAGCTATTCTAATTGGAGTAGCCAAGGCTGTGCATTTTCTCCACACTGGGGTTATTCCCGGTTGCTTCAACAACCGATTGAAGACGAACAATATATTGCTTGACGAGCATCGGATTGCAAAGTTGAGTGACTATGGGATTTCCATCATCAGAGAAGCAATTGAAAAAGTTGAG GCCAAGGGAGAGCGCACAAAATCAAG CCATAAGAAAACAGTTGAGGATGATGTCTACAACTTTGGATTTATATTACTTGAATCACTTGTTGGACCAATAGTAAGTGGAAAAGGAGAGACTTTTCTGCTAAATGAAATG GCATCGTTTGGTAGTCAAGATGGCCGAAAGAAGATAGTGGATCCAATTGTGCTGACCACGTCCTCACAGGAGTCATTGTCAATTGTGGTATCAATCACCAGAAAATGCATATCTCACGACGTGCCATCTCGGCCATCTTTTGAAGATGTGCTTTGGAATCTACAGTATGCTGCTCAAGTTCAGGCCACAGCTGATGCTGATCAGAAATCAGATTCTGCATCACAGGCCTAG